The genomic interval TCGGGCATCCTCCACAAGGACAAGAGCTGCGTCATCGGCAACGGCGTGGTGCTCGATCCGGCGGTGCTGCTCACCGAGATCGACAAGCTGCACCAGAAGCAGCTGCTCGCGAATCCGCGGCGCCTTCTGATTTCGACGAACGCGCACGTGATCCTCCCGTGGCACAAGGAGCTCGACAAGCTGCGCGAGGCGGCGCAGGGCAGCGCGGCCATCGGCACCACGGGGCGCGGCATCGGGCCGACGTATGAGGCGAAGATCGGCCGTCGGGGCGTGCGCGTGCGCGAGCTCATCGAGCCCAAGCGGCTCGCCGCGCGCGTGGAGCAGCTCTGGCCCGAGGTCACCGACGACCTCGCCCGGCTCGCCGCGCGCGCCGGGCAGCCCGTGCCCAAGCTCGAGCGGCAGGAGATCCTCGACGCGTACTCCAAGTGCGGCGAGCGCCTCGCGGTGCACGCCGAGGACACGAGCGTCTTCCTGGCCGGGCAGATCAAGCAGGGCGCGAAGCTGCTCTTCGAGGGCGCCCAGGGAACGCTGCTCGATGTGGATCACGGCACGTATCCGTACGTGACCTCCTCGAACTGCGTGGCGTCGAATGCGGCGACGGGATCGGGCGTCGGGCCGAGCGCGCTGCACGCCGTGCTCGGAATCTCGAAGGCGTACACCACGCGCGTGGGCGCGGGTCCGTTCCCGACCGAGCTGCTCGACGACGTGGGGCAGAAGCTTCGCGACGCCGGCGCCGAGTACGGTTCGACGACCGGACGTCCACGTCGCTGCGGTTGGCTCGACGCGGTGGTGCTGCGCTACGCCGCGCGCGTGAACGGCCTCTCGGGCCTCGCCATCACCAAGCTCGACGTGCTCAGCGGCTTCTCCACGCTGCGCATCGCCACCGGCTACACCCTCGATGGCAAGAAGCTCGACGAGCTGCCCAGCGATCTGGAAGACCTCTCGCGCGCGCAGCCGATCTACGAAGAGCTGCCGGGCTGGAGCGAGTCGCTCGCGGGACGACGCTCGATCGACGAGCTCCCGGTGAACGCGCGCACGTACCTGAAGCGCGTGGAAGAACTGGTGGGCGTGCCGCTCTGGTGTGTGTCGGTCGGTGCGGACCGCGCCGAGACCATGATGTTGCGCAATCCGTTCGCGAGCTGAGAGATGCCGCTCACGCGCGAGATGGACAGCCCGCTGCTGTCCGAGGACGAGGCGCTGCGCAAGGCCTCGCTCCTGGCGATCACCAACGTGCCCACGCCCGAGGCGGCGAAGGCCGTTATCAACGCTTTGTTACATTTCCTGAAGGAGCGCCCCGAGGTCGCGCCCGAGTTCGAGCACGTGCTGTACACGCCGCCGCTGGGTCCGCTCGCGGAAGAGCCGCTGCTGCAGCTGCTCGACGAGGACGACGACGCCGTCCGCGAAGAGGCCGCGTACATCCTCTTCCGGCTCAAGATTCGATCGAGCTCGCGCGCGCGAATGTTGAAAGCGCTGACCGACGACGACAGCCACTGGGTCCGCGCCTACGCGGCCAAGGCGCTGGCGATGCTTCAAGGCTCGGGTGCGGGTGCGCAGCTCGCGACGGCGATCGACGACGAGGCCACGCTGGAGGCCATCGCGCGCATGGGCGAGGCGCTCGCCCTCACCGGCGACGCGTCGCACGCGGCGGTGCTTCGCGATCAGGCCGAGCAGCTCCGCGAGAGAAGCGCGCCGCCCGATGCCGTTCAGCCGGATCTCTGGGTCAAGTCGGCCGGAGAGATCGCGTTGCTCTTCGACGCGCTCGCGGCGCACCTCGAGGGCCAGGCGCCCGCGGGCGCGACGCTGGAAGCGCGCGGCGACAACGCCTGGCGCTATTCGCACCCGGACCTTGGCACCATCGAGGTCGGCGGCGGGCCGAGCTTCTTCGGCTATGCGGCGCGGGTGACGCGGGGCGAGGGCGTGGAGGTGCTGGAGCTCGACTCGCACGACGCGATGAAGCTGCTCGCTCAGTCCGATCGCGTCTGACGGCTGCTTGCCTGCACAGCAAGCGGGCTGCCGAGGCCCTGCCGGGCCGTCTCTCGAAATGGCCAGGGAGCGCGCGTTAGCCTTCGAGGTCCCTCGCCGTGCCCTCGGAGTCTGAATGCGCCGCTTGTCCGTCCTCGCCTCGCTGGCCCTCCTCGCCGGATGCACAACCGCCGAGACGAAGCCCGAGGCGCCGCTGGCGCGCACGAGCCGACGGACGACGGTGAAGCAGGTGCTGAAGAGCTCGGTGCGCGTGCACGTCCTCGACGGCACGGAGGTGCGTCGCGCGGCGACCGGCGTGGTCGTCGAAGTCATCGATTCGGGCGGCCACCCGACCTCGTACGTGGTCACCAACGAGCACGTGGTCGAGAAGGCCGATCTCAAGCAGGTGACCTACCAGGTGCTCGTCGACGGACCGAAAGGCGCGACGGCTTACCCGGCCACGCTGCTCGCCGAGGGCGCCGTGCCCAGCGTGGATCTGGCCGTGCTCACCGTGCCGGGCGTGCGCCTGGATGCCGCCACGCTCGCCAGCGATGACGAGCTCGCCGTGGGCGACGATGTCGTCGTCGTGGGCGCGCCGTACGGCCGCGGGCTCACCGTCTGCGGCGGCATGCTGAGCATGGTCGAGGTCGGCGACGGCCGGCCCACGCAGCTCAAGACCGACGCGCCCGTGGGCTACGGCGCCTCGGGCGGCGGCCTCTTCTCGGTCGAGACCGGGCACCTGCTCGGTGTCGTCGAGGGCTACCGCACCGCGCAGGTGCAGGTGCCAGGGGAGGGCGGCGGCTACACCTTCGACGTGCCCATGCCCGGCGAGACCTTCGCCGCCTCGGTGGCCAAGCTGCGCCGCTTCCTCGAGGAGAAGTGCCCCAGGCGCGAGTCGATCGCCGTCAGCAACTGAGAAAACGACATATCGAGACAGCTCGGGAGCCATCTCGATATATCGCTGTTGCTCGATCGTCTGCTTCAGATCAGCAGCGCGCCGGTGCGGATGAGGTAGGCCAGCTGCTTGCGCTGGTCGGGCCGGAGCACCCCGTGCATCTTCTGCAGGGCATCCACCACGGCCTCGCGCAGCTTCTGGGCGCTCTTCACGCGGAGCTCGCCGCCTTCAGTGGCCTTGCCCGCGTCGAAGGCCTCGCCCTCGAGCGCATCCGCGAACGCGCCCACGGTGCGCCGCCGGTCCACCTCGGCCTGGGCGCGCTCGACCTTCAGCTCGTCGAGGATGCGCGCCAGCGTGGCCACCTGCTCGTCGTCCAGCTCGAGCTTGTAGGCCAGGAAGCGCAGGGGCCGGCGCACGCCGAAGGCGCTGCCGCCCACGTCGTCGTCGCCGCCGCCGTGGCCGCCGTGCCAGCCGCCACCGCCGCGGTGCCCGTGCCAGCCGCCGGGACCACAGCTCGCCTCGTCGCCACCGCACTCTCCGCGGTGACTGCGGGCGTACTTCCACCAACCCATCATGCCTGGGTACATGGTTCTGCTCCTTCGCCGGGGCGTATCGCGCCCGACGGGATTCACGACGCGTGGGCACCATGCCTCACGCAAGGCAAACGCTAACGAGCGGCTCGGCTGCTGGCAACGCGCAGAGCGTCAGGGCGCGCTCGGGTCGTGGCCGATGATGGTCACCTTGCGCGCGAGCGCGGTGTTGCCGCGGATGTCGAAGTCGACCTTCACCTGGTCGCCCTCGCGCAGCGTGTCGCTGGCCAGCTTGGTGCCCTGGGCGTCGACGAACTGGGTGTGTTTCGTGATGTAGAGCTGGCTGGTGGTCTTCTTCTGCACGATGAGCAAGCGGTTCTTGCCCGGCAGCGCCGCCCGGCCGGTGAACTGGCCCATGCCCGTCACCATCTCCGGGTTGCCCATCTGCCAGGGGGTGATCGTGTACATCGTCGGCGTGTTCGTGTCGGGAACGGCCTGCGCCCAACCCGTTGCCGCCGCTCCGACGCCCATCACCAGCGCCAGTGCTCGCAAAAGTCGCTTCATTCGTTCCTCCAGGCCGGCGTGAGGATCTCCACCCAGTTCGCGCGCACCTGACCATCGGTCGCGTTGTACGAGACGCGCACCTGCGCGCCCTTCTGCAGCGCGTGCGGCGAGGTGCGCTCGCCGTTCGCGTAGACCGGCGTCTGCTCGTCGAGGCCGATGTGCAGCGGCTTGCCTGGCCGGTCCAGCACCAGCTCGCTGCCGCTCGCGCTCTTCAGCGGCGCCACGGCCACCTGGTCTGCGAGCTTGTGGGCCAGCTGCGGCTCGCCGATGTGCGGCTTGCCGATGTTGGTGTTGTTCTCGTTGTTGGCCGCGACCGTCGCCGCCAAAAGCACGCCCACCAGCACCATCGATGCGCTCCTGGCGAAACCTTGGGCGCGACGCTCCTTGCGCGCCTGCCCGGTCGGGCGCGGAGTCGGCGCGCCATTCGCGGGTTGCAGAGACAGGCCTCGTTTGGCACAACCCGGCCATGCCTGGAGACGCCATGGGCCGCAGCGACTGGGACACCTACTTCATGGAGATCGCCCGGGTGGTGGCCACGCGCGCCACCTGCGATCGCAAGCACGTGGGCGCGGTGCTGGTGCGCGACCGCACCATCCTCTCCACCGGCTACAACGGCTCCATCCGCGGGCTGGCCCACTGCGACGAGGTGGGCCACATGATGGAGAACGGCCACTGCGTGGCCACGGTGCACGCCGAGGCGAACGCGATCATCCAGTCGGCCAAGAACGGCGTGGGCATCGACGGCGCCACCATCTACACCACCGCCAGCCCGTGCTGGCCGTGCTTCAAGCTCATCGGCAACGCGGGGATCAACCGCATCGTCTACGGCGAGTTCTACCGGGACGAGCGCATCTTCGACTTCGCGAAGAAGCTGAACATCGAACTGGTGGGCCTGGGGCCTGCGTCGGTGCCGCCCAAGCCGCTGGGTTAGTGCGGCTTGCCGTCGATGTGGAACTGGTAGGCCATCACTCGGCGCTGCTTCAGGATCGGCACGAGCATCTCTTGCGTGTAGCTGACGTCGGCGCTGATCTGCCGATTGCCGTCGCGGGTGAACTCCACCATGTCCTTGGTGAGCGCCATGTCGTAGCCGGTGTGCTGGCCGTCGTCCTCGACCCAATAGCGCGAGGTCTTGATGGACAAGAGCACTTCGTTGATTCGATTGATCACGTCGTCGTTGGAGGACGTGACCGGCACGGAGTCGAGCGTCTGCTGCACGGCGCCCTTGATCTCTCGGTTCGCCATCGTCGGTGGGATGTACACGATCCCCGCGACGACACCCACGGCGATCGCCACGCTTATGCCGAAGAGCCACAACATCGAGCCAAAGGGAGACGAGTCGCTGGCCATGACCCCAGATGCTATCCCGGCGTGCCAGCGTTTGCGCTACCGTCCGCGGCATGCAGCCACATCAGGCCCGCTTGTTGGCTCTCCTCGAGCACTTTCTTCCAGCCGATGACCTCGAGGAGCGGCACCTCGAGGCCATTCGCGCGCTGGTGTCGAGCTCGGCCGACTGCTTCTCGCGGACGCACTGGGTGCCGGGGCACATCACGGGCAGCGCGTTCATCGTGGACCCCGCGCGGCGGCAGATGCTCCTTCACCACCACAAGAAGCTCGATCGCTGGTTGCAGATGGGCGGCCACGACGACGGCGAGCGCGACGCGGCGGCCACGGCGCTCCGCGAGGCGCGCGAGGAGAGCGGGTTGGCGAAGGTGGAATGGCCGCCGGGCGAGCGGCGCGTCCTCGACGTGGACGTGCACGAGATCCCCGCGCGCAAAGAAGATCCCGCGCACCAGCACCACGACGTGCGTTTCCTGTTCTACGCCGAGTCCACGCAGCCGCTCTCCATGGACGCGCAGGAGTCGAACGCGCTGGCCTGGATTCCGCTCGCCGACGCGGCCGCCAAGATGGGTGAAGAAGGGGCCAAGCGCGTCGTCGCAAAGATCGATCGGCTGCTGGCCAGCCACCAGCCACCAGCCACCAGCCACTAGCCAGCCGTGCGCGCGGGTGGCGGCTTCTCACCCGGCTCGCGGCGCCGCGCGACCAGCATCGCGTGCGACGCGCCCGTGCGACCAGGCCCGGTGCGGAAGAGCTCGATGGCCTTCTTGGCGCGCTCGGCCACTGCGGGATCCGCGGTCTGCACCTGCTCGTCGAGGAGCCGGTAGTACTCGGCCATGAGCTCGTCGGAGAGCGACTCTGCCCACTGCGGCTCGTAGCCGGCCTTCTCGATGAGCCCGAGCGTGGCGGTGGGGCGCTGCAGGGGCATGCCCAGCTCGTGCGACCAGAAGGTCTGCACCGGCTCCTGCGTCGAGAGTCCCACGGCGACAGGCAGGGTGATCCCCAGCCGCCCGTTGACGACCAGCAGCTCGCGCAGCTTGGCGGCGAATTCGGTGATCGAGCCCGGCGGCGGCAGCGTGTCCACCAGCACCGACTCGAAGCCCTGCGAAGGCAGCCCGGCCACATCGCCCTGGCGCACCGTCACCCGGCCCGAGAGCGCCTCGTCGCGCACCCGCGCCTCGAGCGCAGCCACGAGCTTGGGGTCCCACTCCACGGCGGTCACGTTGGCGCCCGCGTCGCGCGCGAGCACCCGCAGGCTGGTGCCGTCGCCCGCGCCGAGGAGCAGCACGCGCTCGCCGGGCTGGACGTCGAGCGCGCGCACCAGCCGCCGCAGCGCCTCGAGCGAGCCGGGAACGCGGCGGCCCTCAACCAGGAGCGCTGGGGGAAAGCTCGACATCCGTTGCGACCCTCGGCCAGCCGGGAATCCCACCCGGCACAGGTTGCTTTCAGAGGTAGAACACGATTCGGGGCTGGTTGGAAAGGGCGGTGTACACGGCCACCCGCTGCTCCTCGTTCTCCAGCCGGACTTTGATGCGCACCGAGGCGAACTTGCCCGCGCTGCTGGGCTTCACCTCCACCTGGGAATCCGCGATGGGCTGCTTGAGCGCGCCCGACACCAGCCCGCGCACGAAGCCTTCGAAGTCCGCCTCGGCACGGCCGATGACCTTGTACTCGTAGTCCACCGGGTACGAGATGAGCGGCGGAAGATCGGGCATCGACGCTTGGGCTTCCTCAATCGTGGGTCGTGGGTCGTTCGGAGACGCGACGCGCTAGAGCAGGTTGGCGGCAAGCTCGGCGAGCTCCGAGCGCTCGCCCTTGCTCATGGTGATGTGGCCCGCGATCTTCTCCTGCTTGAAGCGGTTCACCACGTGCACCAGGCCGTTGTTGGTGCTGTCCACGTAGGGGTTGTCGATCTGGTACGGGTCGCCGGTGAGCACGATCTTCGTGCCGTCGCCTGCGCGGGTGATGATGGTCTTCACCTCGTGCGGCGTGAGGTTCTGCGCCTCGTCCACGATGATGAACTGGTTGGGAATCGACCGGCCGCGGATGTACGTGAGCGGCTCGATCTCCAGGATGCCCAGGTCCATCAGCTCCGTGTAGCTCCGGCCCGCGCGCTTCTCCGCGCGCGAGAGGTTCATCAGGAACTCCACGTTGTCGAAGATGGGCTGCATCCACGGGTTGAGCTTCTGCTCCACGTCGCCCGGCAGGTACCCGATGTCCCGACCGAGCGGGAAGATGGGCCGGCTCACCAGCAGCTTGTGGAAGATGCCCTCTTCCATCGTCTTGTGGAGCCCGGCGGCAATGGCGAGCAGCGTCTTGCCCGTGCCCGCCTTGCCCACCATCGTCACCATCTTGATGTCGTCGTTGAGCAACAGGTCGAGCGCGAAGCTCTGCTCCATGTTGCGCGGCCGGATGCCCCAGACGCCTTCCTTGTTGCTGCGAAGGAGCGGCACGATGCGCGCGCGCTGGCCGTTCACCTTGCCCATCGCCGAGTGCGACGGGTTCGACTCGTCCTTGAGCAGCACGTACTGGTTGGAGAACAGCTCCACGCCGCTCGGCAGCTCGCTCTCGCCGTTCTTGTAGAAGGCGTCGATCAGGTTGCCCGCCACGGGCAGCTCGGTGATGCCCGTGTAGAGATCGCTGATCTCCACGCGCTCGCTGTCGAAGTCCTCGGCGGTCAGGCCCAGGGCGTCTGCGCGGATGCGGAGGTTGGTGTCCTTGGTGACGAAGATCGCCGAGGCGCCGGCCTCCGAGTCGCGCACGTCGAGCGCCACCGCCAGGATGCGCGAGTCGTTCTCGCCCTGGTTGCCCATCTCCTTGGGCAGGTTGCGCTCGCTGAAGAGCACCCGCATCAGGCCGCCGCGGTCGTTGCGGACGCCCTCGCCGAGGTTTCCCTTGGCGCGGAAGCCATCGAGGATTCGCGAGACCTGCCGGGCGTTGCGCCCGAGCTCGGAGAGGTCTCGTTTGAACTGGTCGATTTCCTCGATGCAGTAGATGGGCACCACCACGTCGTTGTCGTCGAAGGCGAACAGCGCCTTGGGGTCGTGCAACAGGACGTTGGTGTCGAGGATGAAGGTCTTTTTCATTCGCGCGATGCGACCTCGCCAAGGCGTGGATATCTGCGCGCTGCGATTCGCACAATAGCCCAGACGCTTGGCCGCTTGGCCAGCGACTTGGAGGCCCGATCGCGACCTCCCGGCAACGATCGACTCGACCCATTTCTGGGCTTAGAGTGGTCCCCCTGGCACGGGAGCTCTCGTGGTTCGGCGAATCCTCGGCGCGGTGGTGATCTCGGTCCTGGCCCTGGGCTGCAGCCACGCCAAGCAGCTGCCGCCCAACACGGTGGACGTGGGCGGCGGCGTCACCGAGACGGTCAACGGCGACGAGACCAAGAAGGCCTTCGATCTCAACGGCGACGGGAAGGCCGACGCCTTCGAGATCTACAAGAACGCCAAGGACGACGCGGGCAAGCCGGTGATGCACCTGGTGCGCAAGGAGTTCGATCTCAACGGCGACGGCAAGATCGACATGATCCGCACCTACGACGAGAAGGAGCAGCTGCAGAAGGAGTCGAACGACCTCGACTTCGACGGCAAGCCCGACGTGGTGACCTACTTCGAGAAGGGCCAGCGGGTGAAGGAAGAGCGCGACTTCGACGCCCAGGGCGTGGCGCACACCTGGGTCTACTACGAGAAGAACCAGATCGCGCGCAAAGAGAAGGACACCCACAACCGCGGCAAGCCCGACTACTGGGAGTACTGGGAGAACGGCGTGCTCGACCGCATCGCGTTCGACAAGAACGGCGACGGGCAGGTGGACTTCTGGGAGAAGAACCCCGATACGCAGGGCAAGTAGACGCGCGGGTTCCCCGCTGCGTCCGCGGCGCGACGTGTCGCGTGATGCGCGAACCGTGAACCGGACGACGGTCCGGTTGTGGATCCTTGGGTCCGTCCTCAGCTTTGGGGGCGGGGGAGGGCCATGGCGGATCGTGTCGACGCGCAGAAGTTCGGGCCCTTCGCGGCACCGCTCGCGCGCCTGGCCGCGAGCCGCGCCACCTACTTCGGCAGCGCGTGGACCCGCCTCCTCCCCGGAGCCCAGCGCACCCGCGCCACCTCGCGCATCCTCGAGCTGGACGTGGCCCACGGCGCTCGCCGCGGCACCGCGTTCCTGAAAGTCGCGATCCAGAACGTCGCCGATCGTCGAGAGCGGGCGAGGGCGATGCGCAACCTGCTCGACGACTACGTGCACCAGGAGCGCGCCCACGCGGCGCTGCCCGGGAGCGTCGCCCGGCCGATTGCCTGCTTCCCCGAGGCGCTGGCCGTGGTCACCGAGGGCGCCGAGGGCGACACGCTGGCCACGCTGCTCGGACGTGCTCGGTGGCGCGGCCAGTGGCAGGAGCTGCAGCTCACCTTCGCGCGCGCGGGCGCGTGGCTGGCGGCGTTTCACGCGTCGGGCCGGGCCGACGAGCGGATCTCGCTCGCCCGCCTGCGCGTGCGGGTGGACACCCACCTTCGCAAGGCAGCCGGGACCCAGGATCGACGCCGCGCGCTCCGGCGGTTCGACGGCCT from Deltaproteobacteria bacterium carries:
- a CDS encoding cytidine/deoxycytidylate deaminase family protein; the encoded protein is MGRSDWDTYFMEIARVVATRATCDRKHVGAVLVRDRTILSTGYNGSIRGLAHCDEVGHMMENGHCVATVHAEANAIIQSAKNGVGIDGATIYTTASPCWPCFKLIGNAGINRIVYGEFYRDERIFDFAKKLNIELVGLGPASVPPKPLG
- a CDS encoding NUDIX hydrolase; amino-acid sequence: MQPHQARLLALLEHFLPADDLEERHLEAIRALVSSSADCFSRTHWVPGHITGSAFIVDPARRQMLLHHHKKLDRWLQMGGHDDGERDAAATALREAREESGLAKVEWPPGERRVLDVDVHEIPARKEDPAHQHHDVRFLFYAESTQPLSMDAQESNALAWIPLADAAAKMGEEGAKRVVAKIDRLLASHQPPATSH
- a CDS encoding Spy/CpxP family protein refolding chaperone, with amino-acid sequence MYPGMMGWWKYARSHRGECGGDEASCGPGGWHGHRGGGGWHGGHGGGDDDVGGSAFGVRRPLRFLAYKLELDDEQVATLARILDELKVERAQAEVDRRRTVGAFADALEGEAFDAGKATEGGELRVKSAQKLREAVVDALQKMHGVLRPDQRKQLAYLIRTGALLI
- a CDS encoding phosphotransferase; translated protein: MADRVDAQKFGPFAAPLARLAASRATYFGSAWTRLLPGAQRTRATSRILELDVAHGARRGTAFLKVAIQNVADRRERARAMRNLLDDYVHQERAHAALPGSVARPIACFPEALAVVTEGAEGDTLATLLGRARWRGQWQELQLTFARAGAWLAAFHASGRADERISLARLRVRVDTHLRKAAGTQDRRRALRRFDGLAALVRSRELRAVPLHGDFSLENIVASGDRVTILDFDVSGGAVGTWLHDVAYLYAALARHAAKPWAPRRELERLQRALLRGLDPRLTPERPLFQLMLLVHAASGLFDAETWSRNPLQKAWNQLLWRPYRAWLGL
- a CDS encoding DUF493 domain-containing protein — protein: MPDLPPLISYPVDYEYKVIGRAEADFEGFVRGLVSGALKQPIADSQVEVKPSSAGKFASVRIKVRLENEEQRVAVYTALSNQPRIVFYL
- a CDS encoding adenylosuccinate synthase — protein: MANLVVVGAQWGDEGKGKLVDLLAEQAQVVVRFQGGNNAGHTLVVDGQKTVLHLIPSGILHKDKSCVIGNGVVLDPAVLLTEIDKLHQKQLLANPRRLLISTNAHVILPWHKELDKLREAAQGSAAIGTTGRGIGPTYEAKIGRRGVRVRELIEPKRLAARVEQLWPEVTDDLARLAARAGQPVPKLERQEILDAYSKCGERLAVHAEDTSVFLAGQIKQGAKLLFEGAQGTLLDVDHGTYPYVTSSNCVASNAATGSGVGPSALHAVLGISKAYTTRVGAGPFPTELLDDVGQKLRDAGAEYGSTTGRPRRCGWLDAVVLRYAARVNGLSGLAITKLDVLSGFSTLRIATGYTLDGKKLDELPSDLEDLSRAQPIYEELPGWSESLAGRRSIDELPVNARTYLKRVEELVGVPLWCVSVGADRAETMMLRNPFAS
- a CDS encoding trypsin-like peptidase domain-containing protein, with the protein product MRRLSVLASLALLAGCTTAETKPEAPLARTSRRTTVKQVLKSSVRVHVLDGTEVRRAATGVVVEVIDSGGHPTSYVVTNEHVVEKADLKQVTYQVLVDGPKGATAYPATLLAEGAVPSVDLAVLTVPGVRLDAATLASDDELAVGDDVVVVGAPYGRGLTVCGGMLSMVEVGDGRPTQLKTDAPVGYGASGGGLFSVETGHLLGVVEGYRTAQVQVPGEGGGYTFDVPMPGETFAASVAKLRRFLEEKCPRRESIAVSN
- a CDS encoding class I SAM-dependent methyltransferase, producing the protein MSSFPPALLVEGRRVPGSLEALRRLVRALDVQPGERVLLLGAGDGTSLRVLARDAGANVTAVEWDPKLVAALEARVRDEALSGRVTVRQGDVAGLPSQGFESVLVDTLPPPGSITEFAAKLRELLVVNGRLGITLPVAVGLSTQEPVQTFWSHELGMPLQRPTATLGLIEKAGYEPQWAESLSDELMAEYYRLLDEQVQTADPAVAERAKKAIELFRTGPGRTGASHAMLVARRREPGEKPPPARTAG
- a CDS encoding PhoH family protein, producing the protein MKKTFILDTNVLLHDPKALFAFDDNDVVVPIYCIEEIDQFKRDLSELGRNARQVSRILDGFRAKGNLGEGVRNDRGGLMRVLFSERNLPKEMGNQGENDSRILAVALDVRDSEAGASAIFVTKDTNLRIRADALGLTAEDFDSERVEISDLYTGITELPVAGNLIDAFYKNGESELPSGVELFSNQYVLLKDESNPSHSAMGKVNGQRARIVPLLRSNKEGVWGIRPRNMEQSFALDLLLNDDIKMVTMVGKAGTGKTLLAIAAGLHKTMEEGIFHKLLVSRPIFPLGRDIGYLPGDVEQKLNPWMQPIFDNVEFLMNLSRAEKRAGRSYTELMDLGILEIEPLTYIRGRSIPNQFIIVDEAQNLTPHEVKTIITRAGDGTKIVLTGDPYQIDNPYVDSTNNGLVHVVNRFKQEKIAGHITMSKGERSELAELAANLL
- a CDS encoding HEAT repeat domain-containing protein encodes the protein MPLTREMDSPLLSEDEALRKASLLAITNVPTPEAAKAVINALLHFLKERPEVAPEFEHVLYTPPLGPLAEEPLLQLLDEDDDAVREEAAYILFRLKIRSSSRARMLKALTDDDSHWVRAYAAKALAMLQGSGAGAQLATAIDDEATLEAIARMGEALALTGDASHAAVLRDQAEQLRERSAPPDAVQPDLWVKSAGEIALLFDALAAHLEGQAPAGATLEARGDNAWRYSHPDLGTIEVGGGPSFFGYAARVTRGEGVEVLELDSHDAMKLLAQSDRV